From the genome of Muricauda sp. SCSIO 64092, one region includes:
- a CDS encoding glycosyltransferase family 4 protein, which translates to MQKVLIITYYWPPAGGPGVQRWLKFIQYLPNFDIEPIVFIPEKPHYPLYDESLVTEVPKGLRIIKQSIFEPYGLASFLSKKKTERISSGIIQEYKKQSFLERILLWVRGNLFIPDARKYWVRPSVQKIRRLIREEQIETIITTGPPHSVHLIGKTIKENFKINWVADFRDPWTSIGYHKKLKLTKTSQRKHEALEKQVLNMADTIVVTSETTRLEFEGLTERPISVITNGYDGKPLQSSLDTGFTLSHIGSLLTERNPKTLWEAIGELVRENTTFKENLKVQLIGVVGEGVLDSIKAYGITDYVEILGYLPHSKVLEYQCKSQVLLLLEIDSEETRGIIPGKLFEYLKSQRPIWAIGPKNWEAGQMVQAHNAGNYVTHNDTKSIKTLLLEGFQQFQNGELTCNSEGIEQYHRRELTKKLANLLTWESS; encoded by the coding sequence ATGCAAAAGGTGCTCATTATCACCTATTATTGGCCACCCGCTGGCGGCCCTGGGGTACAACGATGGTTGAAATTTATTCAATACCTTCCCAATTTTGATATTGAACCTATCGTATTCATTCCCGAAAAACCCCATTATCCCTTATATGACGAATCTTTAGTGACTGAAGTCCCCAAAGGACTTCGCATCATCAAACAATCCATTTTTGAGCCGTACGGACTCGCTTCATTCCTATCCAAAAAGAAAACCGAACGGATCAGTTCCGGTATTATCCAAGAGTACAAAAAGCAGTCGTTTTTGGAGCGAATACTATTGTGGGTCAGGGGCAATCTCTTTATCCCGGACGCACGAAAGTATTGGGTAAGGCCTTCTGTTCAAAAAATAAGACGGTTGATACGGGAGGAACAGATTGAAACCATAATTACCACGGGCCCTCCGCACAGTGTTCACCTAATAGGAAAAACAATAAAGGAAAACTTCAAGATTAACTGGGTGGCTGATTTTCGCGATCCGTGGACCAGCATTGGCTATCACAAAAAACTGAAATTGACCAAAACTTCGCAACGAAAACACGAGGCTTTGGAAAAGCAGGTCCTAAATATGGCGGACACTATTGTCGTGACCAGCGAAACCACCCGATTGGAATTTGAGGGATTGACGGAAAGACCGATTTCCGTTATTACCAATGGCTATGATGGGAAACCGTTGCAATCTTCCTTGGATACCGGTTTTACGCTTTCCCATATTGGCTCCTTGTTGACGGAAAGGAACCCAAAGACCCTTTGGGAGGCCATTGGGGAATTGGTTCGGGAAAACACGACGTTTAAGGAAAACTTGAAAGTTCAATTGATAGGTGTTGTAGGGGAGGGGGTATTGGATTCCATCAAAGCCTATGGAATTACCGACTATGTTGAAATTCTGGGATACCTTCCCCATTCCAAGGTATTGGAATATCAATGCAAATCCCAGGTGTTGTTGTTATTGGAAATTGATTCGGAAGAAACCCGGGGTATCATTCCAGGCAAACTTTTTGAATATTTAAAGAGCCAACGTCCCATATGGGCCATAGGACCCAAAAACTGGGAAGCCGGACAAATGGTGCAGGCCCATAATGCGGGGAATTACGTAACCCACAACGATACCAAATCCATAAAAACCTTACTTTTGGAAGGATTTCAACAGTTCCAAAATGGAGAATTAACCTGTAATTCCGAAGGAATTGAACAGTACCATCGCCGGGAACTGACCAAAAAACTAGCCAATCTCCTTACATGGGAATCGTCCTAA
- a CDS encoding lipopolysaccharide biosynthesis protein has product MGIVLKQSLKNTLVTYVGFALGAINILFLYTRILPDAYFGLVTFILATAAILMPLMAFGVHNTLVKFYHEQEEDKKNGFLTLMVLSPLLAIAPLALLTFLGFQHIADFFSQKNAIASNHVWHIFLIGLAMAYFEVFYAWSRVHLKSVFGNFLREIFARLGVTVLLVLVYYDVLSIPSFLNALVGMYLLRTVVMKIYAYSLHRPKFNLDFPKNTKAILWYSALIILGGSAAVLLLEIDKFMINQYVAIENVAYYGVAIYIATVIIVPSRAMHQITYPITAKLLSEGNLFGLENLYKKTSLTLFIASGIVFLLIVLNLEDLFLLLPETYRKGFAIVFLIGLAKVFDSVLGNVNSILYNSVYYRTILLLGVLLAITTILLNLWFIPLFGIEGAALASFIAIFLFNCIKMAFVKIKFGFLPFGKGTFKILATLLLLGFLFWKLNFSFHPILNIMLKSTIMVVMYLGILYRFDISEDVSGLISKLLNRKD; this is encoded by the coding sequence ATGGGAATCGTCCTAAAGCAGTCGTTGAAAAATACCTTGGTCACTTATGTGGGCTTTGCCCTGGGAGCGATCAATATTCTGTTTCTCTACACACGCATCTTACCTGATGCGTATTTTGGATTGGTCACTTTTATTTTGGCAACAGCCGCAATTCTAATGCCACTGATGGCCTTTGGTGTTCACAATACTTTGGTCAAGTTCTATCATGAACAGGAAGAGGACAAAAAAAACGGTTTTCTAACCCTTATGGTACTAAGCCCATTGCTGGCTATTGCCCCTTTGGCCCTTCTAACTTTTTTGGGTTTTCAACACATTGCCGATTTTTTCTCCCAAAAGAATGCCATTGCGTCCAACCATGTCTGGCACATTTTTCTGATCGGTTTGGCAATGGCCTATTTTGAGGTGTTTTATGCGTGGAGTAGGGTACATTTAAAATCGGTTTTTGGAAATTTTCTGAGGGAAATTTTTGCCCGATTGGGAGTGACCGTCCTTTTGGTATTGGTTTATTATGACGTGCTGTCCATTCCTTCTTTTTTAAATGCCCTGGTCGGGATGTACCTGCTGCGGACCGTAGTGATGAAAATATATGCCTATAGCCTGCACAGGCCCAAATTCAATCTTGATTTTCCAAAAAACACCAAAGCGATCCTTTGGTACAGTGCACTTATCATTTTAGGAGGTTCCGCGGCAGTATTGCTGTTGGAAATTGACAAGTTTATGATCAATCAGTACGTGGCCATTGAAAATGTAGCCTATTATGGGGTTGCTATTTACATTGCCACGGTTATTATTGTTCCTTCCAGGGCCATGCACCAAATCACCTATCCTATAACGGCCAAGTTGCTGAGTGAAGGAAATCTGTTTGGATTGGAAAACCTCTATAAAAAAACCTCTTTGACACTCTTTATCGCTTCAGGAATTGTATTCTTATTGATCGTCTTGAATTTGGAGGATTTGTTCCTATTATTACCCGAAACGTACCGAAAAGGTTTTGCCATCGTGTTTTTAATTGGCTTGGCGAAGGTGTTCGATTCCGTTTTGGGCAATGTGAATTCCATTTTGTACAACTCCGTGTATTATAGGACCATTCTACTGTTGGGTGTATTGTTGGCCATTACCACCATTCTATTGAATTTATGGTTCATTCCCCTGTTTGGAATTGAGGGAGCGGCCTTAGCCAGCTTTATTGCCATCTTCTTGTTCAATTGCATTAAAATGGCCTTTGTTAAGATAAAATTTGGATTCCTGCCCTTTGGAAAGGGAACTTTTAAGATTTTGGCAACCCTGCTTCTTTTGGGATTTCTGTTCTGGAAGTTAAATTTCTCCTTTCATCCTATCCTGAACATTATGCTTAAGTCGACCATTATGGTAGTGATGTATCTGGGGATTTTATACCGATTTGATATTTCCGAAGATGTTTCGGGCTTGATTTCCAAGCTTTTGAATCGGAAGGATTAA
- a CDS encoding DUF5694 domain-containing protein gives MNTIKSLLPTFLLLSLVVIGCTTKQENNTADTATPSVLDTLKYPGDFFPEERAKVLVVGTFHFGYPGLDTHKTSEEDQVDVLKEPKKSELEDLIAHIKKFRPNKVAIEARPTWNTMEKFAAYKSGAHSDKRDERYTLGMRIAKDMALDTLYAIDAKSLFYDLKKKDSVLLNSLIDQIDWDAPDPYWDMAKEWLNYDDKIVSKMHLLDYFKYLNSRKNHLANYGLYLTGNMGKVENQAADNLSLWWYNRNLRIFSKLVGISEGPQDRILIIMGNGHASLLRHLFESTPQFEFVEFDSL, from the coding sequence ATGAACACGATCAAAAGCCTTTTGCCGACCTTTCTCTTACTTTCCTTAGTAGTTATTGGCTGCACTACAAAACAGGAAAACAACACCGCCGATACTGCAACCCCATCAGTTTTGGATACCTTAAAATATCCTGGGGACTTTTTTCCGGAAGAACGGGCCAAGGTCCTGGTCGTAGGTACCTTCCATTTTGGCTATCCCGGATTGGACACCCATAAAACTTCTGAGGAGGATCAGGTAGATGTATTAAAGGAGCCCAAAAAGTCAGAATTGGAAGATTTGATTGCACATATCAAAAAGTTCCGTCCCAATAAGGTTGCCATTGAAGCCCGCCCCACGTGGAACACCATGGAAAAGTTTGCGGCCTATAAAAGTGGGGCGCATTCGGATAAAAGGGATGAACGCTATACCCTGGGAATGCGTATTGCAAAAGACATGGCATTGGATACACTTTATGCCATCGATGCCAAATCATTGTTCTATGATTTAAAAAAGAAGGATTCCGTTCTACTAAATTCCCTCATAGATCAAATAGATTGGGATGCCCCGGATCCCTATTGGGATATGGCCAAAGAGTGGTTGAACTATGACGACAAAATCGTTTCCAAAATGCATCTGTTGGACTACTTTAAATACCTCAACTCCAGAAAAAACCACTTGGCCAACTACGGCCTTTACCTTACGGGCAATATGGGCAAGGTCGAAAATCAGGCCGCAGATAATCTGTCCTTATGGTGGTACAATCGAAACCTTCGCATTTTTTCGAAATTGGTCGGGATTTCCGAAGGCCCGCAAGACCGTATTTTGATCATTATGGGAAATGGCCACGCTTCCTTGCTACGTCATTTGTTTGAATCCACCCCGCAATTTGAATTTGTGGAATTCGATAGCCTTTAA
- a CDS encoding SRPBCC domain-containing protein has protein sequence MKTTEPPVIVKESFSAPKEKVWNALTEVDEMRQWFFPNIPEYKAQVGFETQFIVNTGEQSFPHIWKVQEITPQQKMVQHWHYEGYTGRCTVAFELEGMEERTQLTVTATVLEDFPDDIPEFKRESCLAGWQYFIQENLKQYLEG, from the coding sequence ATGAAAACCACCGAACCACCTGTTATTGTCAAAGAATCCTTTAGCGCTCCCAAAGAAAAGGTATGGAATGCGCTGACCGAAGTGGATGAAATGCGACAATGGTTTTTTCCCAATATTCCGGAATATAAAGCCCAAGTCGGCTTTGAAACCCAATTTATAGTTAATACCGGGGAACAGAGCTTTCCCCATATTTGGAAGGTCCAGGAGATCACCCCTCAACAAAAAATGGTGCAACACTGGCACTATGAAGGTTATACCGGTCGGTGTACCGTGGCATTTGAACTGGAAGGAATGGAGGAACGCACCCAACTTACGGTCACGGCAACGGTTTTAGAGGATTTCCCAGATGACATCCCCGAATTTAAAAGGGAAAGTTGTTTGGCAGGTTGGCAATACTTTATTCAAGAAAACTTAAAGCAGTATTTGGAAGGCTAA
- the uvrA gene encoding excinuclease ABC subunit UvrA → MTSIQDVDPKQNIIIKGAKLHNLKNINVVIPRNKLVVITGLSGSGKSSLAFDTLYAEGQRRYVESLSSYARQFLGKLDKPKVDYIKGIAPAIAIEQKVNSTNPRSTVGTTTEIYDYLKLLFARIGKTISPISGEEVKKHTVTDVVNHVKAFEEGTKLLLLAPITIPETKDSLKSLELFSKQGYARLKYKGKVIRIDQAPSDIGKQFDLVVDRIVVKKGDEDFLNRLGNAVDNAFFEGKGVCSIEELTSGKQMEFSNLFDLDGMKFLEPNVHLFSFNNPYGACPKCEGYGDVIGIDPDLVVPNTALSIYENAVFPWRGESMGWYRDQLVNAAYKFDFPIHKPWFELSEEQRQLVWDGNEHFIGIHKFFEQLEEKSYKIQNRVMLSRYRGKTKCPVCKGKRLRKEANYVKIQGHSITDLIELPIKQLVGFFTDLQLSKHDTTIAKRLLKEITTRLDFLDKVGLSYLTLNRKSNTLSGGESQRINLATSLGSSLVGSMYILDEPSIGLHPKDTENLIAVLKSLRDLGNTVIVVEHDEDIMKAADEIIDIGPEAGTLGGKVVATGTFDEILSKNTLTGNYLSGTMTIAVPPERRNSKNYIQIKGARENNLKNIDVTFPLNVLTVVTGVSGSGKSTLVKKLLYPAILKEVGGYGEKAGQFTSLEGKYAQLKHVEFVDQNPIGRSSRSNPVTYIKAYDDIRALFAAQKLSKLRGYQAKHFSFNVDGGRCEKCKGEGKIIVEMQFMADVHLECDACGGKRFKKDVLEVQFEGKNINDILNLTIDDAIIHFSGHGQHKIVQKLQPLQDVGLGYVTLGQSSSTLSGGEAQRIKLASFLVKGNTKEKALFIFDEPTTGLHFHDIKKLLKSFDELISKGHSIVVIEHNIELIKCADYIIDLGPEGGENGGNLLAEGTPEEVVQSKESFTARYLGEKI, encoded by the coding sequence ATGACATCAATACAAGATGTAGATCCCAAGCAAAATATTATCATAAAGGGTGCCAAACTGCACAATCTTAAAAATATAAATGTAGTAATTCCCAGAAATAAGCTGGTGGTCATTACAGGACTTTCCGGTTCTGGCAAGTCTTCCCTTGCCTTTGACACCTTATATGCCGAAGGACAGCGCCGGTATGTAGAAAGTCTTTCCTCTTATGCCAGACAGTTCTTGGGCAAATTGGACAAACCCAAAGTAGATTATATTAAAGGTATAGCTCCCGCCATTGCCATTGAACAGAAGGTGAATTCCACCAATCCCCGTTCTACGGTCGGAACCACCACTGAAATCTATGACTATCTGAAACTGTTGTTCGCCCGAATAGGGAAAACCATATCCCCAATCTCCGGTGAAGAGGTAAAAAAGCATACGGTGACGGATGTGGTCAACCATGTAAAAGCTTTTGAAGAAGGTACCAAACTACTGTTGCTGGCCCCCATTACCATTCCAGAGACGAAGGACTCCCTAAAATCTTTGGAATTGTTCTCCAAGCAGGGGTATGCACGACTAAAGTATAAAGGGAAGGTCATTCGAATAGATCAAGCCCCAAGTGACATTGGAAAACAATTTGATCTTGTGGTCGACCGAATTGTGGTCAAAAAAGGGGATGAGGACTTTTTAAATCGATTGGGCAATGCTGTTGACAATGCTTTTTTTGAAGGTAAAGGGGTCTGTAGTATTGAGGAATTGACTTCGGGCAAACAAATGGAGTTCAGCAACCTGTTTGATTTGGACGGTATGAAATTCCTGGAGCCCAATGTACATCTTTTCAGTTTCAACAACCCTTATGGAGCCTGTCCCAAATGTGAAGGCTACGGCGATGTAATCGGCATTGACCCAGACCTTGTAGTTCCCAATACCGCATTGTCCATCTATGAAAATGCCGTTTTCCCGTGGCGTGGTGAAAGCATGGGCTGGTATCGGGATCAGTTGGTAAATGCCGCCTACAAATTTGACTTCCCCATCCATAAACCTTGGTTTGAACTTTCCGAGGAGCAAAGACAATTGGTATGGGATGGTAACGAACACTTTATAGGTATCCATAAGTTCTTTGAACAACTGGAGGAGAAAAGCTATAAAATCCAGAATCGGGTGATGCTTTCCCGCTACCGTGGAAAAACAAAATGTCCGGTCTGTAAAGGAAAGCGTCTACGTAAGGAGGCCAACTATGTCAAAATTCAAGGGCATTCCATTACCGATCTTATTGAACTGCCCATAAAACAGTTGGTTGGGTTCTTTACGGACCTACAACTATCCAAACACGATACCACCATTGCCAAACGCTTACTGAAAGAAATCACGACCCGGTTGGATTTTTTGGATAAAGTAGGCCTTAGTTACCTAACGCTCAATCGCAAATCCAATACCTTATCGGGTGGGGAAAGCCAACGGATCAACTTGGCCACAAGTTTGGGCAGTAGTTTGGTAGGTTCCATGTATATTCTGGATGAACCCAGTATTGGGCTACATCCCAAGGATACCGAAAATCTGATAGCAGTTTTAAAATCCCTCCGCGATTTGGGGAATACCGTCATTGTAGTGGAACATGATGAGGATATTATGAAGGCTGCTGATGAAATCATTGATATTGGTCCAGAAGCGGGAACCTTGGGTGGTAAGGTCGTTGCCACCGGTACTTTTGACGAAATCCTAAGCAAAAATACCCTAACGGGCAACTACCTCAGTGGAACTATGACGATAGCGGTACCACCGGAGCGAAGAAACTCCAAAAATTACATCCAAATTAAGGGAGCCCGTGAAAACAACCTTAAAAATATTGATGTCACCTTTCCATTGAATGTATTGACCGTAGTAACCGGGGTTTCCGGTAGTGGAAAAAGTACCCTGGTCAAAAAACTGTTGTATCCGGCCATCCTAAAAGAAGTGGGGGGATACGGCGAAAAGGCGGGTCAATTCACATCGTTGGAAGGAAAATACGCCCAGTTAAAACATGTGGAGTTCGTGGATCAAAACCCAATTGGGCGTTCCTCACGTTCCAACCCAGTAACCTATATTAAGGCCTATGACGATATCCGTGCCCTGTTTGCCGCACAGAAATTAAGCAAACTACGGGGTTATCAAGCCAAACATTTTTCCTTTAACGTGGATGGTGGTCGCTGTGAAAAGTGTAAGGGTGAAGGGAAAATCATCGTAGAAATGCAGTTTATGGCCGATGTACATTTGGAATGTGATGCCTGTGGCGGCAAGCGTTTTAAAAAGGACGTACTTGAAGTACAGTTTGAGGGAAAAAACATCAATGACATTCTCAATTTAACTATAGACGATGCCATTATCCATTTCTCCGGACATGGGCAGCACAAGATTGTACAGAAGCTGCAACCCCTTCAGGATGTGGGCCTGGGCTATGTGACCCTGGGGCAAAGCTCCTCCACCCTATCCGGTGGGGAAGCACAACGCATTAAGTTGGCCTCCTTTTTGGTAAAGGGGAACACCAAGGAAAAGGCCCTTTTCATTTTTGATGAACCCACGACGGGCCTACATTTTCACGATATTAAAAAGCTTTTAAAGTCTTTTGATGAATTGATTTCCAAAGGTCATTCCATAGTAGTGATCGAGCATAATATTGAACTGATCAAATGCGCGGATTATATTATTGATCTGGGTCCCGAAGGCGGTGAAAATGGCGGAAACCTGTTGGCCGAAGGCACTCCGGAAGAAGTAGTGCAAAGTAAGGAATCGTTTACGGCAAGGTATTTAGGGGAAAAGATATGA
- a CDS encoding RNA polymerase sigma factor, with the protein MELQIEDSVLVKKYINGEEKALEVLISRHNQKILSFIYSKVLNRDVAEDIFQDTFIKVIKTLKRGSYSEEGKFLPWVMRIAHNLIIDHFRKNKRMPKFEGSEDFNIFSVIKDEKLNVEKQIIKDQIDSDLSLLIEELPDDQREVLIMRIYKDMSFKEIAENTGVSINTALGRMRYALINLRKVVQRNNIVLTN; encoded by the coding sequence ATGGAACTGCAAATAGAAGATTCTGTATTGGTTAAGAAGTACATAAATGGCGAAGAAAAAGCCTTGGAAGTACTTATAAGCCGCCACAATCAAAAAATCCTAAGTTTTATTTATTCAAAAGTGCTCAATCGGGATGTGGCTGAAGACATCTTTCAAGACACTTTTATAAAAGTAATAAAGACCCTAAAACGCGGCTCTTATAGTGAAGAAGGTAAGTTCTTGCCATGGGTCATGCGTATTGCCCATAACCTGATCATTGACCATTTCCGAAAAAACAAACGTATGCCAAAGTTTGAAGGAAGTGAGGACTTCAACATCTTCTCCGTTATTAAAGATGAGAAGCTCAATGTGGAAAAACAGATAATCAAAGATCAAATTGATAGCGATTTGTCCCTGTTGATTGAGGAATTACCGGACGATCAGCGCGAAGTTTTGATTATGCGTATCTACAAGGACATGAGTTTTAAGGAAATTGCGGAGAATACCGGGGTTAGCATCAATACCGCCTTGGGACGTATGCGCTATGCCTTGATTAATTTGAGAAAAGTAGTTCAACGAAATAATATCGTTTTAACGAATTAA
- the nth gene encoding endonuclease III domain-containing protein yields the protein MTKKEKINFTIHTLEELYPEIPVPLDHKDPYTLLIAVLLSAQSTDVRVNQITPKLFMRADNPFDMVKLTVEEIREIIKPVGLSPMKSKGIHGLSKILIEKYNGEVPKDIALLEELPAVGHKTASVVVSQAFGIPAFPVDTHIHRLMYRWGFSNGKSVVQTERDAKRLFPKELWNRLHLQIIWYGREYSPARGWNLEKDSITRTIGRKSVINDYLKTKKTTGH from the coding sequence ATGACTAAAAAAGAGAAGATAAACTTTACCATTCATACGTTGGAGGAGCTTTATCCGGAAATACCGGTCCCTTTGGATCATAAAGATCCCTATACTCTTTTAATTGCTGTTTTATTATCGGCACAGAGTACGGATGTCCGCGTGAATCAAATTACCCCCAAATTATTCATGAGGGCGGATAATCCATTTGATATGGTAAAACTTACCGTGGAGGAAATACGGGAAATTATCAAACCCGTAGGGCTATCCCCCATGAAATCCAAAGGAATCCATGGACTATCCAAAATTTTGATTGAAAAATACAATGGTGAAGTACCTAAGGACATCGCCTTATTGGAGGAATTGCCGGCTGTTGGCCATAAGACGGCCAGTGTAGTGGTCTCGCAGGCCTTTGGCATCCCAGCTTTTCCAGTGGACACCCATATTCATCGTTTGATGTACCGTTGGGGGTTCTCCAATGGGAAAAGTGTGGTACAAACCGAAAGGGATGCGAAACGACTTTTTCCCAAAGAACTTTGGAACCGTTTGCACTTGCAGATCATTTGGTATGGTAGGGAATACTCGCCTGCCCGGGGTTGGAATTTGGAAAAGGACAGTATCACCAGGACCATAGGGAGAAAATCCGTGATCAACGACTATCTTAAAACCAAAAAAACCACCGGTCACTGA
- the bcp gene encoding thioredoxin-dependent thiol peroxidase, translating to MNTLKAGDKVPDFSSKDQDGNTISLSDYKGKKLIVFFYPRANTPGCTAEACNLRDNYADLQAQGYELLGVSEDSEKKQANFRNKYEFPFPLLADEDHTVIETFGVWGPKKFMGKEYDGLHRMTFLINEDGVVDRVIEKVKTKDHAAQILSA from the coding sequence ATGAACACACTCAAAGCAGGGGATAAAGTACCAGATTTTTCATCAAAAGACCAAGACGGAAATACAATTTCGCTTTCCGATTACAAGGGCAAGAAACTCATAGTTTTCTTCTATCCCAGGGCCAATACGCCAGGATGTACCGCCGAAGCTTGTAATTTAAGGGATAACTATGCCGATTTGCAGGCACAGGGCTACGAATTATTGGGTGTTAGTGAGGATTCTGAAAAGAAACAGGCCAATTTTAGGAATAAATACGAATTTCCTTTTCCCCTATTGGCCGATGAGGACCATACCGTTATTGAGACGTTTGGGGTCTGGGGCCCAAAAAAGTTCATGGGCAAGGAATACGATGGCTTGCACCGAATGACTTTTTTGATCAATGAAGATGGGGTAGTGGATCGTGTAATTGAGAAGGTCAAAACCAAAGACCACGCAGCCCAAATATTGAGTGCATAA
- a CDS encoding TonB-dependent receptor yields MPTKTSTNNGFENIPSIKAKTLRINLNPDIYGTFAEIGAGQETARHFFRAGGASGTIAKAMSAYDKAFSDSIYGIEEDGRYVTQSRLRKMLKHEMRLVEERIDRKENPNYRFFSYANTVATIDFSKRYKGHGWVGLRFQLEPTQKEPNEIILHVRFKQNEARLQQETLGIMGVNLIYGAYFKHDKPKKLLKYLYDHIDKDTLEIDLINFHGPSFKDVDNRLMSLQLIKNDMTDAVMFGPDGHNLLPAAVLYKKNILALRGSFRPVTKVNMDMFQKSHDIFIREQTVDYDNTIVIFEITLSNLKASGEIDEHDFMDRAELLSSLGHMVMISKFQEYYKLVEYFNNYTKAKIGLTMGVNNLVDVFDEKYYRHLSGGILEAFGKLFFKDLKVYLYPMKDSKTGQIMTSNNVKVHPRMKELYKFFKYNGKVMDIIDYDPDIMNIFSRDVLRRITKGEGGWEEMLPEGVAEMIKEKNLFVRKEVPQEEGVEED; encoded by the coding sequence ATGCCCACCAAAACCAGTACAAACAATGGCTTTGAAAACATTCCTTCCATAAAAGCCAAGACCCTGAGAATAAATTTGAACCCAGACATTTATGGAACTTTTGCCGAAATAGGGGCTGGGCAGGAAACTGCAAGGCATTTTTTTAGGGCCGGCGGGGCTTCAGGGACCATTGCCAAGGCCATGAGTGCATATGACAAGGCCTTTAGTGATTCCATCTATGGTATTGAAGAAGATGGCAGGTACGTGACCCAATCGCGATTACGGAAAATGTTGAAGCACGAAATGCGTTTGGTGGAAGAACGTATTGACCGTAAGGAAAACCCCAATTACCGTTTTTTCTCCTACGCCAATACGGTGGCAACGATTGATTTTTCCAAGCGGTACAAAGGACATGGATGGGTTGGGTTACGCTTTCAATTGGAACCCACCCAAAAGGAACCCAATGAGATTATTCTACATGTTCGTTTTAAGCAAAATGAGGCAAGACTGCAACAGGAAACCTTGGGCATTATGGGGGTCAACCTCATTTATGGGGCTTATTTTAAGCACGATAAGCCCAAAAAGTTGCTCAAATACTTGTACGATCATATAGACAAGGACACTCTTGAAATTGACTTGATCAATTTTCACGGACCCAGTTTTAAGGATGTGGACAATCGGTTAATGAGTCTACAACTGATTAAGAATGACATGACGGATGCCGTTATGTTCGGTCCCGACGGGCATAATTTATTACCGGCGGCCGTACTTTATAAAAAGAATATCCTTGCCCTCCGGGGAAGCTTTAGGCCGGTGACCAAAGTGAACATGGATATGTTCCAAAAGTCCCATGACATTTTCATCCGTGAACAAACAGTGGATTATGACAATACCATTGTCATTTTTGAGATTACCTTGTCCAATCTAAAGGCCTCTGGGGAAATTGATGAACACGATTTTATGGACAGGGCAGAGTTGTTGAGTTCCTTGGGACATATGGTCATGATTTCCAAGTTTCAGGAATACTATAAACTGGTCGAATACTTTAATAATTACACCAAGGCGAAAATTGGGCTTACCATGGGCGTCAACAACTTGGTCGATGTATTTGACGAAAAGTACTATCGCCACCTCAGTGGGGGAATTCTTGAAGCCTTTGGAAAATTGTTCTTTAAGGACTTGAAGGTCTACCTATATCCCATGAAGGATTCGAAAACGGGCCAGATAATGACCAGCAATAACGTAAAGGTCCATCCCAGGATGAAGGAATTGTACAAATTCTTTAAGTACAATGGGAAGGTCATGGACATTATTGATTATGATCCGGACATCATGAACATTTTTTCCAGGGATGTCCTAAGACGAATCACCAAAGGCGAAGGGGGCTGGGAGGAAATGCTCCCCGAAGGCGTTGCCGAAATGATCAAAGAGAAAAATCTCTTTGTCCGTAAGGAGGTACCTCAGGAAGAAGGAGTGGAAGAAGATTAA